Part of the Flavobacteriales bacterium genome, CTATTCTTCCAAACTTCCGAACCGATAACCTACGCTAACCTGGAATAGCGCACTGGCCAATGATAATTCACGAAACATGAGGTCACGGTTATATCCCGTTTTTTCCACATTGCGGTTATAATCAACAATTCTTCTCCTGTAGGCAAATTCACCGGGAGAGACACCGATCCCAAGGGTGTACCCGAGATAAATCCTGTCGCTGGCATGGAACTTATGACCTACCACACCCCCAATCGAAACCTTGTTGGTTTCCGTCGATCTCCATGATGCATTGGTTTCCGCATTTGATTTCTGCTCCGGCGTCCAGTTGTCTTCATCCATGATCGTCCGGAACTCCCGCCAATAGCGCAGATAAGCGCCATAAAAGAATCCGGAATGAGGGTATCTTTTTGCGGAATACCTTTTGATCATCCCGGTTAAATAAAGGTTACTCATCCGGGTATCAACATCCGCGTTGATAAAGTAATTGCTTTGATTTTTCCACCAGAAAGAACCGACAACCTCCACACTGATGCGGCCATTATCAAGGTATTCAAAGCCCAGGCCCATGACCTCCGGCCCGGTTTTTAATTTCAGCTCAGATTGGGCATAGCCACCGGAACTCAAGAGACCGAGGGCTGCAATCAGGTAGTGTACTTTTTTCATGGTTACGCGTTTTGTTACACCCACCACAACGAAGGATTGTAGTCTTTATTGAGATGTCTGAACACATCATTCCCTATTTCTAAAATACAACATTCCAAGATTTTCCACCAAGCACGTTACAGAGAAATCTATAGATTCCCGAATCAGGTTCTTGGTTAACTTTACCCCATGCAAATGAACGAAGACATCGCAGCGGTGATCGCCAGCCAGTCCGGCATCACCCTGTCCGGGGTACATGCCACTATCTCTTTGCTTGAAGAAGGTGCCACCGTGCCATTTATTTCCCGCTACCGGAAAGAAGCTACAGGCGGACTGGATGAAGTCGCCATCGCGGATATCATGGTTGCCTACCAGAAGATACAGGATCTGCTTAAGAGAAAAGAAGCTATCCTTCGTGCCATCGAAGAACAAGGGGCATTGACACCGGAACTCAGGGCACAGATTGAAGGCACGCTGGATGCCCACGCCCTGGAAGACCTCTACCTGCCCTTCAAACAAAAACGCAAGACAAAGGCCGAAACAGCGCGCAAGAAAGGGCTGGAACCCCTGGCAAAAATGGTGATGGCCCAGAAAGATAGCGGCATACGTTCAAAAGTAAATGCCTTTATCAAAGGTGAGGTGACCTCGGAAGAAGAAGCCATCCAGGGTGCCAAAGACATCATGGCCGAATGGGTAAGTGAAAGCCGCAGTGCCCGTGACGCCGTCCGCCGGGTGTTTGACCGCAGTGCCACCATCACATCAAGAGTTGTCAAAGGAAAAGAAGACGAAGCGGAGAAATTCAAAGACTACTTTCATACCGAGGAAAAACTGAAGCGTTGTAAGTCCCATCGACTGCTGGCCATGCGTCGCGGTGAGAAAGAAGGGTTTCTGCGCGTGTCAATTCGTCCACCGGAAGAGGAAGCGATCGACGTGCTGAACCGCATCTTTGTAAAAAATGATGTGACCGGTTGGGTAACAGAAGCCGTGCTTGAATCCTACAAGCGCCTCCTGGCCCCGTCCATTGAAAATGAGTTTGCCGCCACTTCCAAAGAACAGGCGGATGAGGACGCCATCAAGGTGTTTGCAGAAAACCTGCGTCAATTGTTGCTGGGCGCTCCCCTCGGAGAAAAGCGCGTGCTGGCCATAGACCCGGGTTTCCGAACGGGATGCAAACTGGTGTGTCTGGATGAGAAAGGTGATGTGATGCATAACGAAACCATTTACCCCCATCCTCCGCAGGATCAGAAAAGCCAGTCGATGAAAAAGATCAGTTCCCTCATTGAAGCCTATCACGTGGAGGCGATCGCCATCGGGAATGGTACGGCTGGCAGGGAAACCGAAGCGCTGATCGGCCGCATGCGGTTTGACAGGGACCTGGAAGTTTATGTGGTGAGCGAGGCCGGAGCTTCTGTGTATTCAGCATCTCCTGTGGCACGCGAAGAGTTCCCGCAATATGATGTCACCGTCAGGGGTGCGGTATCCATCGGGCGCCGCCTCATGGATCCGCTGGCAGAGCTGGTAAAGATCGACCCGAAGTCCAT contains:
- a CDS encoding RNA-binding transcriptional accessory protein — encoded protein: MNEDIAAVIASQSGITLSGVHATISLLEEGATVPFISRYRKEATGGLDEVAIADIMVAYQKIQDLLKRKEAILRAIEEQGALTPELRAQIEGTLDAHALEDLYLPFKQKRKTKAETARKKGLEPLAKMVMAQKDSGIRSKVNAFIKGEVTSEEEAIQGAKDIMAEWVSESRSARDAVRRVFDRSATITSRVVKGKEDEAEKFKDYFHTEEKLKRCKSHRLLAMRRGEKEGFLRVSIRPPEEEAIDVLNRIFVKNDVTGWVTEAVLESYKRLLAPSIENEFAATSKEQADEDAIKVFAENLRQLLLGAPLGEKRVLAIDPGFRTGCKLVCLDEKGDVMHNETIYPHPPQDQKSQSMKKISSLIEAYHVEAIAIGNGTAGRETEALIGRMRFDRDLEVYVVSEAGASVYSASPVAREEFPQYDVTVRGAVSIGRRLMDPLAELVKIDPKSIGVGQYQHDVDQKLLQSSLDRVVESCVNNVGVDINTASKHLLTYVSGLGPQLAKNMVDYRAKHGAFTSREEFKKVPRLGEKAFEQCAGFLRIRDGKNPLDNSAVHPESYPVVKKMAKALQCDVQDLLRNEERIAQIDIRNFISSETGEETITDILAELRKPGLDPRKKAKAFAFAKGIHKVTDLEPGMVLPGIITNITNFGVFVDVGVKQDGLVHISNLANEFVSNPADHVHLHQQVQVKVLEVDAERKRIGLSMKDV